A segment of the Campylobacter concisus genome:
AGGGCTGAGTCGCTGATAATCTCATCATTGTGTTTTATGCTAATTGAAGCACTTGCAAGGCTTCCACCGCTACTTTGAAGAAGAGCCGTGATCTCATAAGCTTGTGGAATTTTTGTAATCTCTTCAGCCACAAGAGCCCTAATATCATCATCAAATATCTCTTTTTTCTTATCAGCTAGCTCTTTAAATTTTTCAAAAGCCTTATTAAGGGCATCGCTATCAAGGTCAAATCCAAGGCTAGCAAGCTTATCTTTAAACGCGTGGCGACCACTATGCTTACCTAAAACAAGAGAATTTTTCTCAAGGCCTATACTCTCAGCGCTAATTATCTCATAGGTCTCTTTATGCTTTAGCACGCCGTCTTGATGTATGCCACTCTCGTGCGCAAAGGCGTTTTTACCAACGATAGCTTTGTTTGGTTGAGGCTCAATGCCTATAATACTAGCAATCAGTCTTGAAGTTGGATAAATTTCTTTTGAGATAATCTCTGTATAAAGTGGAGCAAAAACGTCTTGGCGAGTTTTGATAGCCATCACGATCTCTTCAAGCGCAGCATTTCCAGCACGCTCACCTATGCCATTTATCGTGCCTTCAACCTGCCTTGCACCAGCTTTTATGGCTGCTAGTGAATTTGCTGTAGCCATGCCTAAGTCATTGTGATTATGCACAGAGATTATCGCTCTATCGCCTACAAATTTTACTATTTCACTAATGCGAGCAGTTATCTCTTCAGGATATAAATAACCAACCGTATCAGGGATATTTAAAGTTTTTGCACCCGCATTTATGGCAGCATCACAAATTTCTTTTAAAAAGCTCATTTCGCTTCTACAAGCGTCCTCGCAGCTAAACTCTACATCATCGCAAAAGGTTTTCGCGTATTTTATAGACTCGACCGCACGTTTTATTACTTCATCTGTGCTCATTTTTAGCTTGTACTCCATATGAATTGGGCTTGTCGCTATAAATGTATGAATTCTCTTATTTTTAGCTGGAGCCAATGCCTCGCCAGCTGCCTTAATATCACGCTCAACTGCGCGTGCAAGAGAGCAAACCGTGATATTTGAGGCTTGCTTTGCTATTTGATTTACCGCGTCAAAATCTCCTGGGCTTGCTGCTGCAAATCCAGCCTCCATAACATCCACGCCAAGCCTTTCAAGCTGAAGTGCGATCTGTAGTTTTTCAGCTGTATTCATCGATGCACCAGGGCTTTGTTCGCCATCTCTTAAAGTCGTATCAAAGATTATAATTTTATTCTTATCCATTTTTGTCCTTTTTTGTTTTTATATTTAAATTTGATGAGTTAAATAAAGAGAAATTTGCTACCTAAGTAGCAGCAGTAGAGAGTTTTTGATTTCGATTTTTGGTAAAAATTTACGTGATTTTATGACGCCATTTTCGCTCATTCGCTCTCCTTTTTTTTAGAATTTTTACTAAACATTATAGTGGCTCTTACTATGCCATAAAGCATATAGACGCTCATAACCAAAGTCGCACTCTCAAATGGATATAGATAAAGCATTGAAAATGCAACTACAAGAGCTACTAAAATTCTTATCACATGGGTTTGTTTTAAATTTATTTTTTTAAAGCTTGGATAGCGAATGTTACTAACCATTAAAGCTGCCAAAGTAGCTTCAAGTAGCATCAAGCACCACTCAAATCCCTCTAAAAAAGTATAGTCGATATAAATTCCAACCCAAAGTACGCTCACAATAGCTGCTGATGGTATAGGAAGTCCGATAAAAACATTTGGCTCATATGTACCAGTAGTGACATTGAAGCGAGCAAGCCTGATAGCTCCAAAAACCACAAACATAGCAGCTATAAGTGCTCCAAATCTGCCAAAATTTTTACCAATAGTCAAATAAAATAAAATCGCTGGCGCTACACCAAAAGCAACAAGATCTGCAAGACTATCAAACTCTACGCCAAATTTACTAGTTGTCTTTGTAAGTCTAGCCACACGCCCGTCAAGTCCATCTAAAATAAGCGATAAGATTATATAAACAATGGCTTTAAAATAGTTACCTTGAATAGATGAAATAATACTAATAACACCCAAAAAGGCACTAGCTGCTGTAAATAAATTTGGCAAGATATACATTAGTTGCATTTTTTGTATGTTATTCATCTCTTTTTCCCTCTTCAAAATATCCCAAAAGCGAAGCAGCCTTTACGCTTTCTCCAACACTTACACATATCTTAGTATCTCTTGGTAGGTATAAAATCACCTCACCACTTCCTAAAAAACCAAATTTTCTAGATGCTTTTAGGCTAGTAACATTTGAAATTTCTAAACTTCGACTAAAAGCTCCAGCTATAATTTTCATAACAAATTTTATATTTTCTTTTTCAAAGCGAATAATCGCTCTTTCATTTAAAAATTCTGAAATTTTCATAGCTTGACACAAAAATAAGCCATGTCTTTTGCGTATTTCAGCTACTTTTACATCACTTACAGCCCTTAATGTACCAACATCAAAAAAAGATTTTTTTATAACGATCTTAGCTACTTCATTATTATCAAAATTTGAAGCACTAATCTCTTTTATCTTGCCATCAATCGGCGATAGTAAAGCCAATTTATCATCAGAAAATGGCTCCCTCTCAGGATCTCTAAAAAAATAAAGGCCCAAAAAAAGTAAAATAGCAAAAAGTAGTGGCAATATCCCAAATAGCAAAGATAAAACAAATAAAATTAGAAAAAATAATATAAATTTATATCCTGCTTTCGCGATATAGCCACTCATTTTTATTCCTCTTTTTTGCTCTTTTCGTCTTCTTCTGTCTCTACAAGTCTGCTCTCTAAACTATTTTCGATCTCATAGTTTTTAATGATCTCTCTAACTCTTTTTCCTTCGATTGTTTCTTCTTCATAAAGTGCTGATACCATATTTTCAATAGCACCTTTATAAATTTCAAGCAAACCAAGTACAGCTGTGTATCTTTCATGAAGAAGCGTCTTTACAAACTCATCAACCTTTTCAGCCATCTTATCACTGTAATCTTTGATGCTTTGACCACCATTTAAAAACGTAGCACGTTGCTTTTCAAGTACCATAAGACCAGCAACATCGCTCATGCCATACATACTAACCATAGCTTTTATGATATCAGTCGCACGCTCTAGGTCGTTGCTAGCTCCGGTTGAAATTTCTTTAATAAACACCTCTTCAGCAGCTCTACCAGCCAAAAGCACATCCACTTCTGCTATCAATTCATGCTTTTGCATCATAAATTTATTCTCTTCAGGTGTGTTTAGAGTATAGCCAAGTGCCGCAAGACCACGTGGTACGACTGAGACTTTTGTTACCCTTTTTGCACCTTTTGTTAGCTCAGCTATCAAGGCATGACCGCACTCATGATAAGTGACGATTCTTTTTTCTTTTGGATTTACGCGGCGAGACTTTTTCTCAAGCCCAGCGATCGATCTCTCGACAGCCTCTACAAGATCGGCCTGCTCAACAAAAGTCTTTGACTTACGTCCTGCAAGAAGTGCAGCCTCATTTATGATATTTTCAAGATCAGCACCTGCTAAACCGGTAGTAAGCCTTGCGACATCCTCGATATTTACATCTTTACCAATCTTTACATCTTTCATGTGAACTTTTAAAATGTCGCAGCGTCCTTTAAAATCAGGCTTATCAACAAGTACTTGCCTGTCAAATCTACCCGGCCTTAAAAGCGCAGCATCCAAAACTTCAGGTCTATTTGTAGCCGCTATAACGATGACTGGCGATTTATCCGCATCAAAACCGTCCATCTCAGAAAGAAGCTGATTTAGCGTTTGCTCCCTCTCGTCATTGCCGCCCATCGGACCAGAATTTCTACTTTTACCGATCGCATCGATCTCATCTATAAAAACGATCGCTGGAGCCTCTTTTTTAGCATTTTCAAAAAGATCTCTAACCCTACTTGCGCCAACACCGACAAACATCTCTATAAAGCTTGATGCTGACATAGAGAAAAATGGAACACTAGCCTCGCCTGCAACTGCTCTTGCAAGAAGCGTTTTACCAGTACCTGGAGGGCCAACTAGTAAAATACCTTTTGGAATTTTTGCCCCAAGTCTTAGATATTTATCAGGACTTTTTAGATAATCAACTATCTCTTGAACCTCTTCTTTTGCCTCTTCAACGCCTGCGACATCGTCAAATTTAACTTTTGGTTTTTCAGAATTTATAAGT
Coding sequences within it:
- a CDS encoding 2-isopropylmalate synthase, with translation MDKNKIIIFDTTLRDGEQSPGASMNTAEKLQIALQLERLGVDVMEAGFAAASPGDFDAVNQIAKQASNITVCSLARAVERDIKAAGEALAPAKNKRIHTFIATSPIHMEYKLKMSTDEVIKRAVESIKYAKTFCDDVEFSCEDACRSEMSFLKEICDAAINAGAKTLNIPDTVGYLYPEEITARISEIVKFVGDRAIISVHNHNDLGMATANSLAAIKAGARQVEGTINGIGERAGNAALEEIVMAIKTRQDVFAPLYTEIISKEIYPTSRLIASIIGIEPQPNKAIVGKNAFAHESGIHQDGVLKHKETYEIISAESIGLEKNSLVLGKHSGRHAFKDKLASLGFDLDSDALNKAFEKFKELADKKKEIFDDDIRALVAEEITKIPQAYEITALLQSSGGSLASASISIKHNDEIISDSALGNGTADAIFKVVDRISGISGTLKDYKVASVSQGKDALAKVDVKVEFEDKTAVIGHGLDIDTMMASAKAYVGALNSYLRIHKN
- the pssA gene encoding CDP-diacylglycerol--serine O-phosphatidyltransferase, with product MNNIQKMQLMYILPNLFTAASAFLGVISIISSIQGNYFKAIVYIILSLILDGLDGRVARLTKTTSKFGVEFDSLADLVAFGVAPAILFYLTIGKNFGRFGALIAAMFVVFGAIRLARFNVTTGTYEPNVFIGLPIPSAAIVSVLWVGIYIDYTFLEGFEWCLMLLEATLAALMVSNIRYPSFKKINLKQTHVIRILVALVVAFSMLYLYPFESATLVMSVYMLYGIVRATIMFSKNSKKKESE
- a CDS encoding phosphatidylserine decarboxylase — its product is MSGYIAKAGYKFILFFLILFVLSLLFGILPLLFAILLFLGLYFFRDPEREPFSDDKLALLSPIDGKIKEISASNFDNNEVAKIVIKKSFFDVGTLRAVSDVKVAEIRKRHGLFLCQAMKISEFLNERAIIRFEKENIKFVMKIIAGAFSRSLEISNVTSLKASRKFGFLGSGEVILYLPRDTKICVSVGESVKAASLLGYFEEGKRDE
- the ftsH gene encoding ATP-dependent zinc metalloprotease FtsH, with product MNNQNNNQNNGNNNGFFNKNPIFIFAIFAIVIVLAFRSFSGDGLGGSFGLNGNAQSKMVAYSEFKDMLKNKQLNEVAISETTIKGIGSDKTIYLAKRINDPTLIGILEQNGITYSVYSENNWFGDLIFSWIIPVFIFFAIWMFIASRMQKNIGGGILGIGSAKKLINSEKPKVKFDDVAGVEEAKEEVQEIVDYLKSPDKYLRLGAKIPKGILLVGPPGTGKTLLARAVAGEASVPFFSMSASSFIEMFVGVGASRVRDLFENAKKEAPAIVFIDEIDAIGKSRNSGPMGGNDEREQTLNQLLSEMDGFDADKSPVIVIAATNRPEVLDAALLRPGRFDRQVLVDKPDFKGRCDILKVHMKDVKIGKDVNIEDVARLTTGLAGADLENIINEAALLAGRKSKTFVEQADLVEAVERSIAGLEKKSRRVNPKEKRIVTYHECGHALIAELTKGAKRVTKVSVVPRGLAALGYTLNTPEENKFMMQKHELIAEVDVLLAGRAAEEVFIKEISTGASNDLERATDIIKAMVSMYGMSDVAGLMVLEKQRATFLNGGQSIKDYSDKMAEKVDEFVKTLLHERYTAVLGLLEIYKGAIENMVSALYEEETIEGKRVREIIKNYEIENSLESRLVETEEDEKSKKEE